From the Actinomycetota bacterium genome, one window contains:
- a CDS encoding protein kinase, which produces MLYAGRYEAIRRAGQGGQGTVWLARDVRDGRTIALKVGHDLSAVEVPPHPGLATVHEHLIHGDEHVVVMDWVQGTTLAEDRDLPFEECLRRVDEVAAALDHLHAHGLVHGDVKPANVVVARDGQAVLVDIGSGGSAATPGYRAPERERTPAADVFALAVTAAVLLTGAVPEPGAALDWSRVPAAQRDRVQSAIEAALATNPSQRPPSASALAALLRGESASHNLPEESTSFVGRVFAAAEVRRLLLTSPLVTVLGPGGAGKSRIGLHVARRALPAFRGVWLAELAAASQPDLVPGRVAAAVGASGSHAVDALAELFGEDEHLLVLDTC; this is translated from the coding sequence ATGCTGTACGCGGGACGATACGAAGCGATCCGTCGAGCCGGCCAGGGTGGCCAGGGCACCGTCTGGCTGGCGCGGGACGTGCGCGACGGACGGACGATCGCGCTCAAGGTCGGCCACGATCTCTCCGCGGTCGAGGTGCCTCCCCACCCGGGCCTGGCGACTGTCCACGAGCATCTGATTCACGGCGACGAGCATGTCGTCGTCATGGACTGGGTCCAGGGGACTACGCTGGCCGAGGATCGCGACCTGCCGTTCGAGGAGTGCCTGCGGCGTGTGGACGAGGTCGCCGCCGCCCTCGACCACCTCCACGCACACGGGCTGGTGCACGGCGACGTCAAGCCCGCCAACGTAGTCGTGGCCCGCGACGGGCAGGCCGTGCTCGTCGATATCGGCTCGGGGGGCTCGGCCGCCACGCCCGGCTACCGCGCGCCGGAGCGCGAGCGGACGCCCGCCGCCGACGTCTTCGCTTTGGCCGTGACGGCCGCGGTCCTGCTTACAGGTGCGGTGCCCGAGCCGGGGGCAGCGTTGGATTGGTCGAGGGTGCCGGCCGCGCAGCGTGATCGCGTTCAGAGCGCGATCGAGGCCGCGCTGGCGACCAATCCGTCGCAGCGCCCGCCCTCCGCGTCGGCGTTAGCGGCGCTGCTGCGGGGCGAGAGCGCGTCGCACAATCTGCCGGAGGAATCCACGTCGTTCGTGGGACGCGTGTTCGCGGCCGCCGAGGTCCGGAGGCTGCTCTTGACGTCGCCGCTCGTGACCGTTCTCGGTCCGGGTGGGGCGGGGAAGTCGCGGATTGGCCTTCATGTGGCCCGCCGCGCGCTCCCCGCCTTCCGGGGGGTGTGGCTGGCCGAGCTGGCGGCCGCCTCCCAGCCCGACCTCGTGCCCGGACGAGTGGCCGCCGCCGTCGGCGCGTCAGGGTCGCACGCCGTCGACGCTCTGGCGGAGCTGTTCGGCGAGGACGAGCACCTACTCGTGTTGGACACCTGCGA